One part of the Anopheles coustani chromosome 2, idAnoCousDA_361_x.2, whole genome shotgun sequence genome encodes these proteins:
- the LOC131263879 gene encoding troponin C, isoallergen Bla g 6.0101-like isoform X3 — protein MSVDDLDKAQLELLRNAFNAFDQEKKGCIGTQMVGTILSMLGHQLDDKMLKEIIDEVDADGSGELEFEEFVTLAARFMVEEDAEAMQQELKEAFRLYDKEGNGYITTQVLREILKELDDNLTNEDLDMMIEEIDSDGSGTVDFDEFMEVMTGGDD, from the exons TGCTCCGCAATGCGTTCAACGCGTTCGATCAGGAGAAGAAGGGATGCATCGGCACGCAGATGGTCGGTACGATCCTCAGCATGTTGGGCCACCAGCTCGACGACAAGATGCTGAAGGAGATCATCGATGAAGTCGATGCCGACGGTTCCGGTGAGCTGGAGTTCGAGGAGTTCGTCACGCTCGCGGCCCGCTTCATGGTTGAGGAGGATGCCGAGGCGATGCAGCAGGAGCTGAAGGAGGCCTTCCGTCTGTACGACAAGGAGGGTAACGGCTACATCACCACCCAGGTGCTGCGCGAAATCCTCAAGGAGCTGGACGACAACCTGACCAACGAGGATCTGGACATGATGATCGAGGAAATCGATTCCGACGGCTCCGGAACCGTGGACTTCGATG AATTCATGGAAGTCATGACCGGTGGTGATGACTAA
- the LOC131263879 gene encoding troponin C, isoallergen Bla g 6.0101-like isoform X2, with product MDDLDKAQLELLRNAFNAFDQEKKGCIGTQMVGTILSMLGHQLDDKMLKEIIDEVDADGSGELEFEEFVTLAARFMVEEDAEAMQQELKEAFRLYDKEGNGYITTQVLREILKELDDNLTNEDLDMMIEEIDSDGSGTVDFDEFMEVMTGGDD from the exons TGCTCCGCAATGCGTTCAACGCGTTCGATCAGGAGAAGAAGGGATGCATCGGCACGCAGATGGTCGGTACGATCCTCAGCATGTTGGGCCACCAGCTCGACGACAAGATGCTGAAGGAGATCATCGATGAAGTCGATGCCGACGGTTCCGGTGAGCTGGAGTTCGAGGAGTTCGTCACGCTCGCGGCCCGCTTCATGGTTGAGGAGGATGCCGAGGCGATGCAGCAGGAGCTGAAGGAGGCCTTCCGTCTGTACGACAAGGAGGGTAACGGCTACATCACCACCCAGGTGCTGCGCGAAATCCTCAAGGAGCTGGACGACAACCTGACCAACGAGGATCTGGACATGATGATCGAGGAAATCGATTCCGACGGCTCCGGAACCGTGGACTTCGATG AATTCATGGAAGTCATGACCGGTGGTGATGACTAA
- the LOC131263882 gene encoding troponin C, isoallergen Bla g 6.0101-like, which produces MEQQELSKDQLKVLRDAFNAFDKEKTGSISTDVIGTILELLGHKLTEEELDEVIEEYDEDESGQLEFDEFVALASNYVEPEEDYDALRKELREVFMMYDKDAKGYLPVEEFKAILRELDGAVPEEELDDIVDEIDADGSGTVDFEEFMEVMTG; this is translated from the exons ATGGAACAGCAG GAATTGAGCAAAGATCAGTTGAAAG TGCTGCGTGATGCCTTCAATGCGTTCGATAAGGAGAAAACGGGCAGCATTTCCACGGACGTGATCGGCACGATCCTGGAGCTGCTCGGCCACAAGCTAACGGAGGAGGAGCTGGACGAGGTGATCGAGGAGTACGACGAGGACGAGTCGGGCCAGCTGGAGTTTGACGAGTTTGTCGCGCTCGCCTCGAACTACGTCGAGCCGGAGGAGGACTACGATGCGCTCCGGAAGGAACTGCGCGAAGTGTTCATGATGTACGATAAGGATG CCAAGGGTTACCTGCCCGTTGAGGAGTTCAAAGCGATCCTTCGCGAGCTGGATGGGGCCGTGCCGGAGGAGGAGCTGGACGACATCGTGGACGAAATTGATGCCGACGGTTCCGGCACAGTGGACTTTGAAG AGTTCATGGAAGTAATGACAG Gataa
- the LOC131263879 gene encoding troponin C, isoallergen Bla g 6.0101-like isoform X1, translating into MSVVDDLDKAQLELLRNAFNAFDQEKKGCIGTQMVGTILSMLGHQLDDKMLKEIIDEVDADGSGELEFEEFVTLAARFMVEEDAEAMQQELKEAFRLYDKEGNGYITTQVLREILKELDDNLTNEDLDMMIEEIDSDGSGTVDFDEFMEVMTGGDD; encoded by the exons TGCTCCGCAATGCGTTCAACGCGTTCGATCAGGAGAAGAAGGGATGCATCGGCACGCAGATGGTCGGTACGATCCTCAGCATGTTGGGCCACCAGCTCGACGACAAGATGCTGAAGGAGATCATCGATGAAGTCGATGCCGACGGTTCCGGTGAGCTGGAGTTCGAGGAGTTCGTCACGCTCGCGGCCCGCTTCATGGTTGAGGAGGATGCCGAGGCGATGCAGCAGGAGCTGAAGGAGGCCTTCCGTCTGTACGACAAGGAGGGTAACGGCTACATCACCACCCAGGTGCTGCGCGAAATCCTCAAGGAGCTGGACGACAACCTGACCAACGAGGATCTGGACATGATGATCGAGGAAATCGATTCCGACGGCTCCGGAACCGTGGACTTCGATG AATTCATGGAAGTCATGACCGGTGGTGATGACTAA